A stretch of Coturnix japonica isolate 7356 chromosome 11, Coturnix japonica 2.1, whole genome shotgun sequence DNA encodes these proteins:
- the TUBB3 gene encoding tubulin beta-3 chain, which produces MSTLAPLRLLREPWNATEGNQSNTTAGAGGAWCQGLDIPNELFLTLGLVSLVENLLVVAAILKNRNLHSPMYYFICCLAVSDMLVSVSNLAETLFMLLMEHGVLVIRASIVRHMDNVIDMLICSSVVSSLSFLGVIAVDRYITIFYALRYHSIMTLQRAVVTMASVWLASTVSSTVFITYYRNNAILLCLIGFFLFMLVLMLVLYIHMFALARHHVRSISSQQKQPTIYRTSSLKGAVTLTILLGVFFICWGPFFFHLILIVTCPTNPFCTCFFSYFNLFLILIICNSVVDPLIYAFRSQELRRTLREVVLCSWYAVPPGRPGPLPRPHGAAGSNPAGENRAGPGRAGRGGGGAGAAGAVAALRRRSLIGGGAPVMSAPGPVRRGAAIKAAAAADPPPALPVPLLSRCRSVPDPLRSGRTMREIVHIQAGQCGNQIGAKFWEVISDEHGIDPTGSYHGDSDLQLERINVYYNEASSHKYVPRAILVDLEPGTMDSVRSGAFGHLFRPDNFIFGQSGAGNNWAKGHYTEGAELVDSVLDVVRKESESCDCLQGFQLTHSLGGGTGSGMGTLLISKIREEYPDRIMNTFSVVPSPKVSDTVVEPYNATLSVHQLVENTDETYCIDNEALYDICFRTLKLTTPTYGDLNHLVSATMSGVTTCLRFPGQLNADLRKLAVNMVPFPRLHFFMPGFAPLTSRGSQQYRALTVPELTQQMFDAKNMMAACDPRHGRYLTVATVFRGRMSMKEVDEQMLNIQNKNSSYFVEWIPNNVKVAVCDIPPRGLKMSATFIGNSTAIQELFKRISEQFTAMFRRKAFLHWYTGEGMDEMEFTEAESNMNDLVSEYQQYQDATAEEEGEMYEDDEEESEAQGAK; this is translated from the exons ATGTCGACGCTGGCCCCCCTGCGCCTGCTGCGCGAGCCCTGGAACGCCACTGAGGGCAACCAGAGCAACACCACAGCCGGGGCCGGCGGCGCCTGGTGCCAGGGGCTGGACATCCCCAATGAGCTGTTCCTGACGCTGGGGCTGGTGAGCCTGGTGGAGAACCTGCTGGTGGTTGCTGCCATCCTCAAGAACAGGAATCTGCACTCGCCCATGTACTACTTCATCTGCTGCCTGGCCGTCTCCGACATGCTGGTGAGCGTCAGCAACCTGGCCGAGACGCTCTTCATGCTGCTGATGGAGCACGGCGTGCTGGTGATCCGCGCCAGCATCGTCCGCCACATGGACAACGTCATCGACATGCTCATCTGCAGCTCCGTCGTgtcctccctctccttcctggGGGTCATCGCCGTGGACCGCTACATCACCATCTTCTACGCGCTGCGCTACCACAGCATCATGACGCTGCAGCGCGCCGTGGTCACCATGGCCAGCGTCTGGCTGGCCAGCACCGTCTCCAGCACCGTCTTCATCACCTACTACCGCAACAACGCCATCCTGCTCTGCCTCATCggcttcttcctcttcatgCTGGTCCTCATGCTGGTGCTCTACATCCACATGTTCGCGCTGGCTCGCCATCACGTGCGCAGCATCTccagccagcagaagcagcccaCCATCTACCGCACCAGCAGCCTGAAGGGAGCCGTCACGCTCACCATCCTGCTGGGAGTCTTCTTCATCTGCTGGGGGCCCTTCTTCTTCCACCTCATCCTCATCGTCACCTGCCCCACCAACCCCTTCTGCACCTGCTTCTTCAGCTATTTCAAcctcttcctcatcctcatcaTCTGCAACTCAGTGGTCGATCCCCTGATCTATGCCTTCCGGAGCCAGGAGCTCCGGCGGACGCTGCGGGAGGTGGTGCTGTGCTCCTGGta CGCGGTACCGCCGGGTCGGCCCGGGCCGCTCCCGAGGCCTCACGGTGCAGCGGGGTCGAACCCGGCAGGAGAGAatcgggccgggccgggccgggccgggcggggcggcggcggcgccggTGCCGCAGGGGCAGTTGCAGCGCTGCGGCGGCGTTCGCTGATTGGCGGCGGAGCTCCGGTGATGTCAGCGCCCGGCCCGGTGCGGCGCGGGGCGGCTATaaaggcggcggcggcggcggatCCGCCCCCCGCGCTCCCGGTGCCGCTTCTCTCCCGGTGCCGCTCCGTTCCCGACCCGCTTCGGTCCGGCCGCACCATGAGGGAGATCGTGCACATCCAGGCCGGGCAGTGCGGCAACCAGATCGGGGCCAAG TTCTGGGAGGTGATCAGCGATGAGCACGGCATCGACCCCACCGGCAGCTACCACGGGGACAGCGACCTGCAGCTCGAGAGGATCAACGTGTACTACAATGAGGCCTCTT ctcacaAGTACGTGCCTCGCGCCATCCTGGTGGATCTGGAGCCGGGCACGATGGACAGCGTGCGCTCGGGAGCCTTCGGGCACCTCTTCCGCCCCGACAACTTCATTTTCG GTCAGAGCGGGGCCGGCAACAACTGGGCCAAGGGGCACTACACGGAAGGCGCTGAGCTGGTGGACTCTGTGCTGGACGTGGTGAGGAAGGAGTCAGAAAGCTGCGACTGCCTGCAGGGCTTCCAGCTGACCCACTCGCTGGGTGGCGGCACCGGCTCTGGGATGGGCACCCTGCTCATCAGCAAGATCCGGGAGGAGTACCCCGACCGCATCATGAACACGTTCAGCGTCGTGCCCTCCCCGAAGGTATCAGACACGGTGGTGGAGCCCTACAACGCCACGCTGTCGGTGCACCAGCTGGTGGAGAACACAGATGAGACCTACTGCATCGACAACGAGGCCCTGTACGACATCTGCTTCCGCACCCTGAAGCTCACCACTCCCACGTACGGGGACCTCAACCACCTGGTGTCGGCCACCATGAGCGGCGTGACCACCTGCCTTCGCTTCCCCGGCCAGCTGAACGCCGACCTGCGCAAGCTGGCGGTCAATATGGTGCCCTTCCCCCGGCTGCACTTCTTCATGCCCGGCTTCGCCCCGCTGACAAGCCGTGGCAGCCAGCAGTACCGAGCCCTGACGGTGCCCGAGCTCACCCAGCAGATGTTCGATGCCAAGAACATGATGGCTGCCTGCGACCCGCGCCACGGCCGCTACCTCACTGTGGCTACCGTCTTCCGTGGCCGTATGTCCATGAAGGAGGTGGACGAGCAGATGTTGAACATCCAGAACAAGAACAGCAGCTACTTTGTGGAGTGGATCCCCAACAACGTCAAAGTGGCCGTGTGTGACATCCCGCCACGTGGCCTCAAGATGTCCGCCACCTTCATCGGGAACAGCACGGCCATCCAGGAGCTGTTCAAACGCATCTCAGAGCAGTTCACGGCCATGTTCCGCCGCAAGGCCTTCCTGCATTGGTACACGGGGGAGGGGATGGACGAGATGGAGTTCACCGAGGCCGAGAGCAACATGAACGACCTGGTGTCGGAGTACCAGCAGTACCAGGACGCCACGGCCGAGGAGGAGGGCGAGATGTACGAGGACGACGAGGAGGAGTCGGAGGCGCAGGGCGCCAAGTGA